In the Kitasatospora terrestris genome, one interval contains:
- a CDS encoding MFS transporter, whose product MTIDDDLTDGLTARPQPEALPSPWRSHRFRLLFLARSSSLLADGMLMVSLTAAVLETGYGESGVGYALAAWMAPIALLVLFGGVLADRFTPQVMMVGADAVRMIAMLTLALLLATTDVRLWQIMALMALSGAATAMFQPGLAGIVPRVAEDIQRANALLRIAEAVCTLLGPGVAGLLVGYWNVAGSFTVIAAAFAVSALGLLPLRGLGSVQDTGSDPIWRRLADGWREFSSRRWLWGVIAVWSVYGLLVFGPALPLGAVALTDQHGSSGYGWIASADGAGTIVGGLLGMRVRPARPVVAGAFAMLFFSLNPLAPALHWPFALTAATGLIAGCGFAFWGVMWSTSVQTHIPLGVLSRVSAYDVAGSIMVIPVGRALSGPAAAAFGTEHVLLFSAAAGLLLLGLMIALPAVRSLGRTPDTPAAEPAA is encoded by the coding sequence ATGACCATTGACGACGACCTGACGGACGGCCTGACGGCGCGTCCGCAGCCCGAGGCGCTGCCCAGCCCCTGGCGCTCCCACCGCTTCCGCCTGCTCTTCCTGGCCCGCAGCTCCTCGCTGCTCGCCGACGGCATGCTGATGGTGTCGCTGACCGCCGCGGTGCTGGAGACCGGCTACGGCGAGAGCGGCGTCGGCTACGCGCTGGCCGCCTGGATGGCCCCGATCGCCCTGCTGGTGCTGTTCGGCGGCGTGCTGGCCGACCGGTTCACCCCGCAGGTGATGATGGTCGGCGCGGACGCCGTCCGGATGATCGCGATGCTGACCCTGGCCCTGCTGCTCGCCACCACCGACGTGCGGCTGTGGCAGATCATGGCGCTGATGGCGCTCTCCGGCGCGGCCACCGCGATGTTCCAGCCGGGCCTCGCGGGCATCGTCCCCCGGGTCGCCGAGGACATCCAGCGGGCCAACGCGCTGCTGCGCATCGCCGAGGCCGTGTGCACCCTGCTCGGCCCCGGCGTGGCCGGTCTGCTGGTCGGCTACTGGAACGTCGCCGGCTCGTTCACCGTCATCGCCGCGGCGTTCGCCGTCAGCGCGCTCGGCCTGCTGCCGCTGCGCGGCCTCGGCTCCGTCCAGGACACCGGCAGCGACCCGATCTGGCGCCGGCTCGCGGACGGCTGGCGGGAGTTCAGCTCGCGCCGGTGGCTGTGGGGCGTCATCGCGGTCTGGTCGGTGTACGGGCTGCTGGTCTTCGGCCCGGCGCTGCCGCTGGGCGCCGTCGCCCTCACCGACCAGCACGGCAGCTCCGGCTACGGCTGGATCGCCTCCGCGGACGGCGCCGGCACCATCGTCGGCGGCCTGCTCGGCATGCGGGTCCGGCCCGCCCGGCCGGTGGTCGCCGGGGCCTTCGCGATGCTCTTCTTCTCCCTCAACCCGCTGGCGCCCGCGCTGCACTGGCCGTTCGCCCTGACCGCCGCCACCGGCCTGATCGCCGGCTGCGGCTTCGCCTTCTGGGGCGTCATGTGGTCGACCAGCGTCCAGACCCACATCCCGCTCGGCGTGCTCAGCCGGGTCTCCGCGTACGACGTGGCCGGCTCCATCATGGTCATCCCGGTCGGCCGCGCCCTCTCCGGCCCGGCCGCCGCCGCGTTCGGCACCGAGCACGTCCTGCTCTTCTCCGCCGCGGCCGGCCTGCTGCTCCTCGGCCTGATGATCGCCCTCCCCGCCGTCCGCAGCCTGGGCCGCACCCCGGACACCCCGGCGGCCGAGCCGGCCGCCTGA